atacagaGCCTTCATTAAGGTTTCGCGTTTTGCCAGTATAAAACAGGACATTACTTTAAGTTTGCCAAAGCAACTATAACTAATTTGATGAAGACCTAAATTATGTGCCTAATTTAAAtcacaaatatgtttttcacaaaagttatgatttaatttttaggTCGTAAATCAAGAGAACTTAATAAAAAGTACACCTTAAGTATCGCGTATTTTGCAATAACATCTGCATCAACGATAGCCGTACCCTTTATCCGTTACCAATCCACTGGCCAATTAACTGGGGTCTGACTTTGACCAAACTTTTGACCCTGCCCACTTCGATAATTGACTTTAAGTTGACTTTTGATCGTTTCAAAACTTGGTTATCTTCACAATAGGAATCCGTCATGTGAGTTTCATTAAATTCTAAAGATTTCCTACGGGATCTCCTTTGTGTCTAGCTAAACTTAGAAAACCCgacgaaatatttattataagtgagTTCGTTCTTGGGTTTTAGGATTGTGAGACGTTATCTTGCAAATTGAGGCTTTATTTCGgatgttattttcattaataattaatctaaacttatattcatacataaaaagTAAGAGCATTATCATTTCGTAGCacctaataaaatttaattatctattatatattttcagcTTGATCAGAATATACTAGCAAAACTTTGCGAGAATTCCCGCAACGTTAGCAGCGCATTATCACACGAGGAAGACACTTCATCATCCACCGAACCTCGCTCTAGGTACGGCAGGAGTCGCACCAATTCCACCAGCACCCGTTCCACTCCCAACCCTGGTACGAGAAAAAACTCCAAGAGTTCACCCGACGAAATGATGGAGCTTGCCAAAACGGTACAAGATGGGATGGCAGACCTAGCCATATTTGATGATGACTTCAAACAACCGCCAGAAGAATTACACAAGAAAATGGAAGTAATGAAAACGGAATTGATGAAGAAGATAAAAAGTGATGAACCAGGATCTAGGAAACCCAGTGCTTTGAGAAGAAAGTCAACTGAAGAATCTATTGAAGAACAAGTTGAAGCTGAACAACCTGATCGTCCAAAATCTAGGGGAAGAAGGAATTCAAGTGTTTCGTTCTACGATGATTCGCCGGTTGAAGAAACTGTCACAACAGTAGCGATACACGAAGAAGCGATTCAAATGAACCTCAAACGAGAAACCAGTTCCTTAGACCGCACAATAGGAGGGAAACCTTTAGACAAATACTGCAAAGACATAATCCAAGATATAGAGAAAAGCAGCAAGGTTATCGACAAACACATGAAAAACTTCCACCAATCTAGATTTGACAGTGACAAATTAGTGCAACAACTGCAAGCTGTGGACAAAATAAACGATTTTGTTAACGCTGCAGGTGAAATACCAGATGCTGCGTTATCAGAGttgaataataactttaaaatgttgACGGAAAATGTATTCTCCGAACCTCCGGCTGGAAGGAAACGATCTATTTCAAGTAGAAGGAATTCGAGAGATTCAAGAACTAATTTGCTTGCAGACTCCATGACTAATCAAGAAATGTTAGAAGATTTGCTCGGAAAGAAATGATATTCGGCCTTAAGATCCGTTTATTCTTACGACTGATGTTCAAGGCAGTTTGCAATAACGGATTTGAGCCGGATTTGTTAAACGAATTCGAGACGAAAATAGTTCTACAGTTTAATTATGAATGTCACCAGTTCGAAGTTCATTAGCGTATATACATTTTTGGAATTTAATTTTGCCAGATTATCGTTAGATAAAGATTAGGAAAAGCTCATTGAAACGTgacaaataatgtaaaaaacttTCTTTGGTTGCGCGTTCGTAATAGTTACCTATCTACATATACGCAAACGTTTCAATGCATTTGcaaattttatacaacattAGATAtcatataacaaacaaattcgTGACATACATAACAGAAATTCTGAAAAGCTCTATCTTACATCACATTTAACGGGACATGTGCCCATTTAGAATCAAAACGATATCCACGTCGAATCATTTAGAGCTgtaattgcaaatatttttggaatataCACTGAATCGTTATCCTTATTATGTTCTTTTTGATAGATTTCTCGACATACCGTAAATTGTATTCGTCGATGCCTTCAGTAAGCAAAGCTTACGCAGAACTAATTCGACAAGCAACTTTGTTCAGAGATTATCCCCGTATTCCGGGACTCTAATATTTTCCCGGAACGAGAATTACACCGGCTAAGACCCAATTAGTTGTGTCAATCTCGTTAATTAAAACGTGACGGAACTatgttagaataaaatattacttgtcAAACACTGAAATTTCGTAAACAAGATGTGGGCCGTAACGCATGAGCATTCCATTTAGcattataatgcaacgagtcTGAAAATTAAAAggtacgataccttatttgtttacttgacgtttcgacCGTGTTACACCGATCGTAGTCAGGGATTGACTAATGCATTACAATCTTGTTGAATACTTCGAAAGAAATGTTAGTGCTTATGGTGGCAAGAAAAACAGGAAAATTAATCGAATATTTATTATCGGTGAATTAAAGTAGGCTTCCCGagctaaatatttgaaaaacgtATGAATCGGCTACGATGTTCCTTTTTTCagattttgatgtatttttttctactagttaaattattataagctcacaataaatacaaaattaattatacctaaaGCTTATATCAAAAGTCACAACTAGATTGTATAAAGAGaccaatattatataatttagtcTTTAGAAATTTTAGATAAATGCCAATTTACACGTCATGACAATAGAAAGACGCATAGAAGTAGctttattacacgaacaaaaacccctaatattattgataaataatgtcGTTCAAAACTTAGCTAAAATGCTATACAGTGCACTGTAAAAACGCACTTTATTTGGTAAAGAAATATGCGAGAAATATTGCGgctaatatattgtatttaaaacgGTAAATAGTTACGATTTAGACGAACTGTAAAagcaagaaaaaaatgtttgctttaTACAATCTGTAGGGCGATTTCCTACACTCGTTACTGCCGAGTAGGTAGTAAGTTTTTGACATGATTAGTAAGtctttgacatttgaaatggcTTGAATAAATAGTTCTagcggaatacgctaggggcgcttttcaagttttcatacacatttctcgatagctattTAGTTGTCGATAGTGATAGGGAATCGTCTTCTGTATAAAGATAAAGCATTgtccatattttaaatatgcaaGTAAGTATAGCAAAAAATAACTAACCACTTCTTGTGTTGAGGGTGGATAAATTAAATGGGCTcttactttgaaataaataatatggacAATGCTTGAGATTGAGTTGCTAGTGAGAGTTTTGTCTTCAACAATTAAGTTACTGTGcatcatttaataatataatgtgaaGGAAATAACAATGATATGTAATTAGACTTAAATACagtgtatattttaaacagtataTTGAGGTTCACAGTTGTGTTCACCGAGTATACATGCGTTCAcctcaattatttttaaatcaattgcATCAAATATAAGAACAAAGTTATGACTTGTAACGCGATTTCCTACCCTCGATACTACCGAGAATTTAAATAACcgacattttaaataacttgaaataaatatagttcTTGCAGattacgctaggggcgctgatcagattttcatacttcATAAATTGTTGTCGAAACTCCATTGTGGTAGGAAATTGCCCCTCTTTTCTTAGTGTTGAAGGCAAAATGATCATCAAGTTACTCTTTATATTGTCGTGTGAATGTGTTCGTGTGTTGTGTTTTGCTATAGATTGTATATGAGGActttgttatattgttatatactaAATTATGTGATGGATGatgaatacatattttatttttatgtataaagctgtttttatttacttcgaaaaccattttttttaacttcgATACAATAGTTTCGATGTTGTCTAAATGtcagaaatattatattaaacactcGTTAATTTAATGTTCAATTAAAAAATGAGTTTGTAATATCAATTCCATTACAAGAATGTCGTAATTTTTTTAGAGACAtactacttttaaatacatttgtagtaagtatgtacataataatatattaggcatatataaagtagtaaaaaaattatCTACCTGGTATTCGCGGAgcctaaaatttaattaaaaatttatcaCCTCCTAAACACTTTAAGCCCTGAAAAGTCTACAAAAATTTtggtaatgtaaatatttgcgGGATCATGTGCAAGAATTCATATTTCTAATAGTTTTCTGACGTGTGTACTAGGAATCTGAATTATGTTGGACAAGTTTGGACTAACTTACACGTAGcaaactatagtccaacaacttagtagagagccttgtatgcaaggttcacggctggcggaggtatacaaaattgtaaaattataacatcaATGACTCATGCAGCTGACGGTAATCCATTTGAtatagttactttatttattggaCCTTCGTAGCGTagtagttaaggtggtcaccacacCACTATCAGTGCGTCGagacgtcgtgggttcgattcccacacggaacacatagtgcttgttcacgttggaactcgcgggcgcggtggcggtcgcgagcgcggcgacgtggcgatttgtgttcacgttggccgccaggcgggcgtttggctcaaactggctcaggcacttgtcccaccgccgacgatgaacgagtaacgagtgCGTAGTTGTTTAATGACAGCTGGTTGCTCTCTCGGCGTGTGTTCTGATCATGGAAGAATTAGTACTAACTGGAAGGATCACTAagaattataacattttcaagatacaaactatccttagtgtgcatcaagagtaataaataatgtataaaactacttttgattgtttttataccaaaattatgtttaatgaaacaacaattaccgaatttaaattcagtaataatcttaaaattaccaccataagttacaaacattatacagtGGTAACTGTTAGAGAGGGACAAAGGCCCTTAAAAGTAAGTCTCACTCGAGACCGTTTTTCGAACagacattaaaactaaacaaaagtaaactctATTAACGAGCagtaaagtatgaatttatttgatatatttttcttagtgattcttccagtcatttttattattccgtgGTTCTAATCGTTGGGCGagtccatttttgacagcttgtcgcttagcaacaaaactagtaaagcggCAGTGTCATCAACTATTAGTATAtgcatctcttttatttacacggaatgtcatatctattgtacgtttcttgagcgagaaaatagtcgatagttaatcgtttactcgctgttggtgggacaagtgcctcaaactggttgatcttacttgacatcgcgagtgaatcgcgcccgccaccgctagttcgacgtgaacacacacgaacatcttcacttgtttgatattggcgcgagcgcgccacgcgggccgcgcgcgacgccgctagctcgcccgcgacttagaccgcgcgaacggtttgtacgtgaacacttcggtacatcgccatatgtttgatatttcgcgaccgcgcccgccaccgcgcccgcgagtcaacgtgaatgagcacatacgcatatacaaatagttgtttcggattGTATCTTGTGTCCGTTTcctgtatgtttttaaaagtacccgcgacacaagagcaattcttgatGCAGGAGTTATCTTTTAAACAGAAAAAGCAATACTGGTCTATAGGtattcgtatttaattaaacatttatatcaaaatttatacGAACTGGCGTTGATTGCGTACTTTTAC
The genomic region above belongs to Anticarsia gemmatalis isolate Benzon Research Colony breed Stoneville strain chromosome 5, ilAntGemm2 primary, whole genome shotgun sequence and contains:
- the LOC142973410 gene encoding uncharacterized protein LOC142973410, translating into MMSVLSLIPEDKRKDIRKESLETVYSSNSRLNLLNKRKRLNPLTMDLSNPSLNKSGGDRYVTQRVLSAKTHRVKQLQNQLADAHYHLQELSNENKVLRALQKKQEIALQRYENSNAELPQVLHSHTEELRIHQTKYKQLKQQNKEVVQKLKERDMQLQQLRDEHNHLLELSRDRNLLEREKLQAQVTELSNRVQQQNETITMLQRRIALEAKNFRHQLQNEINKHKDTRHDLDVAINNADKLTTIIEMKEKMLSTAASRTLKSPVKTPSGTSIAISKQTGSYKTSRSETDASIARRDERMNLDQNILAKLCENSRNVSSALSHEEDTSSSTEPRSRYGRSRTNSTSTRSTPNPGTRKNSKSSPDEMMELAKTVQDGMADLAIFDDDFKQPPEELHKKMEVMKTELMKKIKSDEPGSRKPSALRRKSTEESIEEQVEAEQPDRPKSRGRRNSSVSFYDDSPVEETVTTVAIHEEAIQMNLKRETSSLDRTIGGKPLDKYCKDIIQDIEKSSKVIDKHMKNFHQSRFDSDKLVQQLQAVDKINDFVNAAGEIPDAALSELNNNFKMLTENVFSEPPAGRKRSISSRRNSRDSRTNLLADSMTNQEMLEDLLGKK